The following coding sequences lie in one Phycicoccus duodecadis genomic window:
- a CDS encoding FAD-dependent monooxygenase — translation MQAYLDGFHPGDPALTPTPAAAPSPAPDEVDVLVVGTGPAGLVLAAQLARFPDVTTRVVERRAGPLDRGHADGVACRSMEMFEAFGFAHRVLHEACAVTETVFWSPDPERPEHIVRSGRVQDVEDGLSEFPHLILNQARIGDFLLDAMRTAPARLEPEYGLEMVSLDVGDEGTHPVTVTLRPTDGGPDAGTTTVRARYVVGCDGARSAVRGAIGRGLHGDSANQAWGVMDVLAVTDFPDIRFKNVVRSAGGGSMLVIPREGGYLVRMYVEMDRLAPGERVGARAVTADDVIAAARRILHPHTLEVKEVAWWSVYEIGQRLTDRFDDGGDGRDAALPRVFLAGDACHTHSPKAGQGMNVSMQDAFNLGWKLAAVVRGRARPDLLRTYSAERQAVAQRLIDFDREFATMLTAGAAGPGPAPGGFQEHFARQGRYTAGVATRYPAGMLTGDEAGQHLARGFGVGERFHSAPVVRLADARRMHLGHIHEADGRWRVYAFGDRADPRSPESRLRAFCGVLGDPRRSPVARFTRPGEDPDAVVDVRAVLQQDHVRVTTADLPLALLPRKGRFGLVDYEKVFTPDPDEDVFTVRGIDREAGCLVLVRPDQYVAHVLPLDAADELGAFLERVLLPAGAAATG, via the coding sequence ATGCAGGCCTACCTCGACGGTTTCCACCCCGGCGACCCCGCGCTCACCCCGACCCCGGCCGCCGCGCCGTCGCCCGCGCCGGACGAGGTGGACGTCCTGGTCGTGGGGACCGGGCCCGCCGGGCTCGTCCTGGCCGCCCAGCTCGCCCGCTTCCCCGACGTGACGACCCGGGTGGTCGAGCGCCGCGCAGGTCCGCTCGACCGGGGCCATGCCGACGGGGTGGCGTGCCGCTCGATGGAGATGTTCGAGGCCTTCGGCTTCGCCCATCGTGTGCTGCACGAGGCCTGCGCGGTCACCGAGACCGTGTTCTGGAGCCCCGATCCCGAGCGACCCGAGCACATCGTCCGCAGCGGCCGCGTCCAGGACGTCGAGGACGGGCTGTCGGAGTTCCCCCACCTGATCCTGAACCAGGCGCGGATCGGTGACTTCCTGCTCGACGCGATGCGGACGGCGCCCGCGCGCCTGGAGCCGGAGTACGGCCTCGAGATGGTCTCGCTCGACGTCGGCGACGAGGGCACCCATCCGGTGACCGTGACGTTGCGCCCCACCGACGGCGGACCCGACGCGGGGACGACCACGGTGCGTGCCCGCTACGTCGTGGGGTGCGACGGCGCCCGGAGCGCGGTGCGCGGCGCCATCGGCCGTGGCCTCCACGGGGACTCGGCCAACCAGGCGTGGGGAGTCATGGACGTCCTGGCCGTGACCGACTTCCCGGACATCCGGTTCAAGAACGTCGTCCGGTCCGCGGGCGGCGGCAGCATGCTCGTGATCCCCCGCGAGGGCGGCTACCTCGTCCGGATGTACGTCGAGATGGACCGGCTGGCCCCCGGGGAGCGCGTCGGCGCCCGCGCGGTCACGGCCGACGACGTCATCGCGGCGGCGCGGCGGATCCTGCACCCGCACACCCTCGAGGTGAAGGAGGTCGCGTGGTGGTCGGTCTACGAGATCGGGCAGCGCCTGACGGACCGCTTCGACGACGGAGGCGACGGCCGGGACGCCGCCCTCCCCCGGGTCTTCCTCGCCGGCGACGCGTGTCACACCCACAGCCCGAAGGCCGGCCAGGGCATGAACGTCTCGATGCAGGACGCCTTCAACCTCGGCTGGAAGCTGGCCGCCGTGGTGCGGGGCCGGGCCCGCCCCGACCTGCTCCGTACCTACTCGGCGGAGCGACAGGCCGTGGCGCAGCGGCTCATCGACTTCGACCGTGAGTTCGCGACCATGCTCACCGCCGGCGCGGCCGGGCCCGGTCCCGCCCCCGGGGGGTTCCAGGAGCACTTCGCCCGGCAGGGGCGGTACACGGCCGGGGTCGCGACGCGGTACCCCGCCGGGATGCTGACCGGCGACGAGGCCGGGCAGCACCTCGCCCGGGGGTTCGGCGTCGGTGAGCGGTTCCACTCCGCCCCGGTGGTCCGCCTCGCCGATGCGCGGCGGATGCACCTGGGGCACATCCACGAGGCCGACGGGCGCTGGCGGGTCTACGCCTTCGGGGACCGGGCCGACCCCCGGTCGCCGGAGTCACGCCTGCGCGCGTTCTGCGGGGTCCTGGGCGACCCGCGGCGCTCGCCGGTCGCCCGGTTCACCCGCCCGGGCGAGGACCCCGACGCCGTGGTCGACGTCCGCGCCGTCCTCCAGCAGGACCATGTGCGGGTCACCACGGCCGACCTTCCCCTCGCGCTCCTCCCCCGCAAGGGCCGCTTCGGCCTGGTGGACTACGAGAAGGTGTTCACCCCCGACCCGGACGAGGACGTCTTCACGGTGCGGGGCATCGACCGCGAGGCCGGGTGCCTGGTGCTCGTCCGGCCGGACCAGTACGTGGCCCACGTCCTGCCTCTCGACGCCGCGGACGAGCTCGGCGCGTTCCTCGAGCGCGTCCTGCTGCCCGCGGGAGCCGCCGCGACGGGCTGA
- a CDS encoding MarR family winged helix-turn-helix transcriptional regulator, with protein sequence MPFEEQPARVAAAGHVPLGALCGHLLRRAQQHHTEVWAGVVGPDATGPQYAVLSAVEARPGVDQRTVGALASLDRSTTAQVVRRLETRGWLTRVTDPADRRRDLLGLTSSGAAQLRALHPRASIVQDRLLAPLSARERSAFVRDLAAVARVEDVPGAGHGPDAPWRIPGHLLRRAQQVHTAIFAEMLGGALTGPQYAVLHVLDGRPGVDQGELGARTGLDRSTTADVGARLERRGWVTRERDPDDARRRRLSLTGEGRRALDEHEPRVLALQDVVLAPLPARARPSFRARLARVARLPDA encoded by the coding sequence GTGCCCTTCGAGGAGCAGCCCGCCCGGGTCGCGGCGGCCGGGCATGTGCCGCTCGGCGCGCTGTGCGGGCACCTGCTGCGCCGGGCCCAGCAGCACCACACGGAGGTGTGGGCGGGCGTCGTCGGGCCCGACGCGACCGGCCCCCAGTACGCCGTCCTCTCGGCCGTCGAGGCCCGCCCGGGCGTCGACCAGCGCACGGTCGGTGCCCTCGCCTCGCTCGACCGGAGCACCACCGCGCAGGTCGTCCGGCGGCTCGAGACCCGCGGCTGGCTGACCCGCGTGACCGACCCCGCCGACCGCCGCCGCGACCTCCTCGGCCTCACCTCGTCGGGTGCGGCGCAGCTGCGGGCTCTGCACCCGCGGGCCAGCATCGTCCAGGACCGGCTGCTGGCGCCCCTGTCCGCGCGTGAGCGGAGCGCGTTCGTGCGGGACCTCGCGGCGGTGGCCCGGGTCGAGGACGTCCCCGGCGCGGGGCACGGGCCCGACGCCCCGTGGCGGATCCCGGGGCACCTGCTGCGCCGGGCCCAGCAGGTGCACACGGCGATCTTCGCCGAGATGCTCGGCGGTGCCCTCACGGGGCCCCAGTACGCCGTCCTCCACGTGCTCGACGGTCGGCCCGGCGTCGACCAGGGGGAGCTCGGCGCCCGGACCGGCCTGGACCGCTCCACCACCGCCGATGTGGGGGCACGTCTCGAACGGCGCGGCTGGGTCACCCGCGAGCGCGACCCCGACGACGCTCGCCGTCGGCGCCTCTCCCTGACCGGCGAGGGCCGCCGCGCGCTGGACGAGCACGAACCCCGGGTCCTCGCGCTCCAGGACGTCGTCCTGGCTCCCCTCCCCGCCCGGGCCCGCCCCTCGTTCCGCGCGCGGCTGGCCCGCGTCGCCCGCCTGCCCGACGCCTGA
- a CDS encoding ABC transporter substrate-binding protein, translated as MGLIALGATSALLLAACGSGDGSLGTSSSASSSAAGGGSGSGAMTPLTVGVIPIIDVAPIYLGVDQGFFKDEGLDVKLELAQGGAAIVPAVVSGQYQFGFSNTTSLLLATAKGLPLKAVASGNQATDDPAKDFGGVVVKQDSPIKSPKDLAGKKVGVNNLNNIMTTTINKWVRDDGGDPSTIQYTELPFPDMAAAVAKGDIDAGQVVEPFLTIAKSQGERYLGSNLAGVEPGMQIALYFTSASYVQEHGDIVKKFTAAMNKSLDYAQAHQDETRAILPKYTKLDAKAQQAVTLPKWTSEINTDSVQLLADLGTQDGLFTKKVDVSTLLP; from the coding sequence GTGGGACTGATCGCCCTCGGTGCCACCTCCGCGCTGCTCCTCGCCGCGTGCGGTTCCGGCGACGGGAGCCTGGGCACGTCGTCCTCGGCGTCCTCGTCGGCGGCCGGCGGCGGCAGCGGCAGCGGAGCGATGACCCCGCTGACGGTCGGGGTCATCCCGATCATCGACGTGGCGCCCATCTACCTCGGCGTCGACCAGGGCTTCTTCAAGGACGAGGGCCTCGACGTCAAGCTCGAGCTCGCCCAGGGCGGCGCGGCCATCGTCCCCGCCGTCGTCAGCGGCCAGTACCAGTTCGGGTTCAGCAACACGACCTCCCTGCTGCTGGCGACCGCCAAGGGTCTGCCGCTGAAGGCCGTGGCCTCCGGTAACCAGGCGACCGACGACCCGGCCAAGGACTTCGGCGGCGTGGTGGTCAAGCAGGACAGCCCGATCAAGAGCCCCAAGGACCTCGCGGGCAAGAAGGTCGGCGTCAACAACCTGAACAACATCATGACGACGACCATCAACAAGTGGGTGCGCGACGACGGCGGCGACCCGTCGACCATCCAGTACACCGAGCTCCCCTTCCCGGACATGGCGGCCGCGGTCGCCAAGGGCGACATCGACGCCGGCCAGGTGGTCGAGCCGTTCCTGACCATCGCCAAGAGCCAGGGTGAGCGCTACCTCGGGTCCAACCTCGCCGGCGTCGAGCCGGGCATGCAGATCGCGCTCTACTTCACCTCGGCCTCCTACGTCCAGGAGCACGGCGACATCGTCAAGAAGTTCACCGCGGCGATGAACAAGTCGCTGGACTACGCCCAGGCGCACCAGGACGAGACCCGCGCCATCCTCCCGAAGTACACCAAGCTCGATGCGAAGGCCCAGCAGGCCGTCACGCTGCCCAAGTGGACGTCCGAGATCAACACCGACTCGGTGCAGCTCCTGGCGGACCTCGGTACCCAGGACGGCCTCTTCACCAAGAAGGTCGACGTCAGCACGCTCCTCCCGTGA
- a CDS encoding ABC transporter permease yields MTPLTVLRRLGYALGLPLVLVAVWWFASAGSTSPFWPPLSTIVAKFPGTWFSGRMTEDVLPSVVRLLVGYALAVVAGVAVGMLVGLSRRVRAFTEPTLEFFRAVPPPVLVPLIALFLGYTGSTSKVITIALGCVWPVLLNTVEGVRGVDEVLLDTARCYHLSRRSRLVHVVLRGASPQIAAGARQALSIGVILMVISELFGANRGLGASIVQFQRGFAIPEMWTGIIMLGLLGFVLSLVFRLVEHRALAWYRGLRDANRGA; encoded by the coding sequence ATGACCCCCCTCACCGTGCTGCGGCGGCTCGGGTACGCCCTGGGCCTCCCGCTGGTCCTGGTCGCCGTCTGGTGGTTCGCCTCGGCCGGCAGCACCAGCCCGTTCTGGCCGCCGTTGAGCACCATCGTCGCGAAGTTCCCGGGCACCTGGTTCTCCGGGCGGATGACCGAGGACGTGCTGCCCAGCGTCGTGCGCCTGCTCGTCGGGTACGCCCTGGCCGTCGTGGCGGGCGTCGCCGTCGGGATGCTGGTGGGCCTGTCCCGCCGGGTGCGCGCCTTCACCGAGCCGACCCTGGAGTTCTTCCGGGCGGTGCCGCCGCCGGTCCTGGTCCCGCTCATCGCGCTCTTCCTCGGCTACACGGGGTCGACCTCGAAGGTCATCACCATCGCGCTCGGCTGCGTGTGGCCGGTCCTGCTCAACACGGTCGAGGGGGTGCGCGGCGTCGACGAGGTCCTGCTCGACACCGCGCGCTGCTACCACCTGAGCCGGCGGTCGCGCCTGGTGCACGTCGTCCTGCGGGGCGCGAGCCCGCAGATCGCGGCCGGCGCCCGCCAGGCGCTGTCCATCGGCGTCATCCTGATGGTGATCTCCGAGCTGTTCGGGGCCAACCGCGGGCTCGGGGCCTCGATCGTGCAGTTCCAACGAGGGTTCGCGATCCCCGAGATGTGGACGGGCATCATCATGCTCGGCCTGCTCGGCTTCGTCCTCTCCCTCGTCTTCCGACTCGTCGAACACCGGGCCCTGGCGTGGTACCGGGGCCTGCGCGACGCCAACCGAGGAGCCTGA
- a CDS encoding ABC transporter permease: MSTASIGPSRSRRLPLPGSDALLGVLGLVTVGVVGEVLPRSGLVNPHYLPPTSQILARLAQIVVDPDFWTLLGLTVRGWALGLALAMVLGVGLGLVIGSVPFLRDATSSTIEFLRPIPSVALIPLVVLLFGSRLPSALVLVVYAATWQVLVQVLYGVADVDPVARDTARSYRFSVFSTGRHVVWPTALPYVVTGFRLAAAVALILEITAELVIGVPGLGQTIGVAQSSGAVPETYALVIAVGLLGVAVNLLARAIEKRVLRWHPSVRRDAA, from the coding sequence GTGAGCACCGCGTCCATCGGCCCGTCCCGGAGCCGCCGCCTTCCCCTCCCGGGCAGCGACGCGCTGCTCGGGGTGCTGGGGCTGGTCACCGTCGGAGTCGTGGGCGAGGTCCTGCCCCGCTCCGGCCTGGTCAACCCCCACTACCTGCCGCCGACCAGCCAGATCCTCGCGCGGCTCGCGCAGATCGTGGTCGACCCCGACTTCTGGACCCTGCTCGGGCTGACCGTCCGCGGCTGGGCGCTCGGGCTCGCCCTCGCGATGGTGCTCGGTGTCGGTCTGGGGCTGGTCATCGGCAGCGTCCCGTTCCTGCGCGACGCGACGTCCTCCACGATCGAGTTCCTCCGGCCCATCCCGTCGGTCGCGCTCATCCCCCTCGTGGTCCTGCTCTTCGGCAGCCGGCTGCCCTCGGCCCTGGTCCTGGTCGTGTACGCCGCCACCTGGCAGGTCCTCGTCCAGGTCCTCTACGGCGTGGCCGACGTCGACCCCGTCGCCCGCGACACCGCCCGCTCCTACCGGTTCTCGGTGTTCTCCACCGGCCGCCACGTCGTGTGGCCGACCGCCCTCCCCTACGTGGTCACCGGGTTCCGGCTCGCGGCCGCGGTCGCGCTGATCCTCGAGATCACCGCCGAGCTGGTCATCGGCGTCCCCGGGCTGGGCCAGACCATCGGCGTCGCCCAGTCCTCCGGGGCGGTGCCCGAGACCTACGCGCTCGTCATCGCCGTCGGCCTGCTCGGGGTGGCGGTCAACCTGCTGGCCCGGGCCATCGAGAAGCGCGTCCTGCGGTGGCACCCGTCGGTGCGGAGGGACGCGGCATGA
- a CDS encoding 4,5-dihydroxyphthalate decarboxylase, whose amino-acid sequence MGTSTVQLSLACADYDRTAALRTGQVTVEGADLTYLTLPVEETFFRMVRYREFDVAELSLSTYVMTLAQDPSPFVAIPVYPSRMFRHSGIYVNADSGIERPEDLVGRVVGVPEYQVTAAVWIRGILAEHHGVPVDAVRYRTGGLHTPGRTEKLSFSVPDGVEIAPIPAGATLAEMLAEGEVDALYTPRTPAPFTAGDPRVRRLFPDSRATEQDYFARTGIFPIMHVVVIRRDVYEAHRWLARSLTTAFERSRALTMVGIDETASLRYTLPWLPDEVAATRAVMGADYWTYGLPGNEGTLETFLRYSFDQGLADRAWSPRELFAPETLEGVVV is encoded by the coding sequence ATGGGAACCAGCACCGTTCAGCTCAGCCTGGCCTGCGCCGACTACGACCGGACGGCGGCCCTGCGCACCGGCCAGGTGACCGTGGAGGGGGCCGACCTGACCTACCTCACGCTCCCCGTCGAGGAGACCTTCTTCCGGATGGTGCGCTACCGCGAGTTCGATGTCGCGGAGCTCTCGCTGTCGACGTACGTGATGACCCTCGCGCAGGACCCGTCGCCGTTCGTGGCCATCCCGGTCTACCCGTCGCGGATGTTCCGGCACAGCGGGATCTACGTGAACGCGGACTCGGGGATCGAGCGACCGGAGGATCTCGTCGGCCGCGTCGTCGGGGTGCCCGAGTACCAGGTGACGGCCGCGGTGTGGATCCGGGGGATCCTGGCCGAGCACCACGGCGTCCCGGTCGACGCGGTGCGGTACCGCACCGGCGGGCTGCACACGCCGGGCCGCACCGAGAAGCTCTCCTTCTCCGTCCCCGACGGGGTGGAGATCGCACCGATCCCAGCGGGTGCGACGCTGGCCGAGATGCTCGCGGAGGGCGAGGTCGACGCGCTCTACACGCCGCGGACACCCGCCCCGTTCACGGCCGGCGACCCACGGGTCCGGCGCCTCTTCCCCGACTCGCGCGCCACCGAGCAGGACTACTTCGCCCGGACCGGCATCTTCCCGATCATGCACGTCGTGGTCATCCGTCGCGACGTGTACGAGGCCCACCGCTGGCTCGCGCGCAGCCTCACCACGGCCTTCGAGCGTTCCCGGGCCCTGACGATGGTGGGCATCGACGAGACGGCCTCGCTGCGCTACACGCTGCCGTGGCTGCCGGACGAGGTCGCGGCCACCCGGGCCGTGATGGGTGCGGACTACTGGACCTACGGCCTCCCCGGCAACGAGGGCACCCTCGAGACCTTCCTGCGCTACTCCTTCGACCAGGGGCTGGCCGACCGTGCGTGGTCGCCGCGGGAGCTGTTCGCGCCCGAGACCCTCGAGGGCGTCGTCGTCTGA
- a CDS encoding molybdate ABC transporter substrate-binding protein, with protein MSPADAGALEGLSSRATETLLRSLSQALHRDHDVSLTFASAGGVEVARRVREGETADLLVLAEDAMTGLESAGRLVPGTLRPLFTSQVVLAVPSSAPVPVLDTEEDLVAVLRAARTIGYSTGPSGRALTARLEQWGLARELGERLVQAPAGVPVARMLLDRQADVGIQQYSELAGMPGVRVVGPLPGAAAVTTVFSGAVLRASHQAERAAAALGLLGSPGMEETVRSHGMGSVPA; from the coding sequence GTGAGCCCGGCGGACGCAGGGGCGCTCGAGGGGCTCTCGTCCCGGGCCACGGAGACCCTGCTGCGCTCGCTGAGCCAGGCGCTCCACCGCGACCACGACGTCTCCCTGACGTTCGCCTCCGCCGGCGGCGTCGAGGTGGCCCGGCGCGTGCGCGAAGGGGAGACCGCCGACCTCCTGGTGCTGGCCGAGGACGCCATGACCGGCCTGGAGAGCGCCGGCCGGCTGGTCCCCGGGACGCTGCGGCCCCTGTTCACCTCGCAGGTCGTCCTCGCGGTCCCGTCCTCCGCCCCGGTGCCCGTGCTGGACACCGAGGAGGACCTGGTCGCCGTCCTGCGAGCGGCGCGGACGATCGGCTACTCGACCGGCCCGAGCGGCCGGGCCCTCACCGCGCGGCTCGAGCAGTGGGGTCTGGCTCGTGAGCTCGGGGAGCGTCTGGTCCAGGCGCCCGCGGGGGTGCCGGTCGCCCGGATGCTGCTCGACAGGCAGGCCGACGTCGGCATCCAGCAGTACAGCGAGCTCGCGGGGATGCCCGGCGTGCGCGTGGTCGGGCCCCTCCCCGGCGCCGCGGCGGTGACCACCGTCTTCAGTGGTGCCGTGCTGCGCGCCTCGCACCAGGCGGAGCGCGCCGCGGCGGCCCTGGGCCTCCTGGGCTCGCCCGGGATGGAGGAGACGGTGCGCTCGCACGGGATGGGCAGCGTCCCGGCCTGA
- a CDS encoding SRPBCC family protein: MTDERRLHRPRVSRSVAAPAEAVWDVVRDGWQYATWVVGASRVRDVDQGWPQPGTRLHHSVGLWPATLSDTTVVEEADPPRRILLTARGWPAGEARVEIEVVADGPETCTVSIAEDASNGPGRLVPMPLRQAVILPRNRETLLRLALVAEGRYRLSRGEGTQPA, encoded by the coding sequence ATGACCGACGAACGACGCCTGCACCGCCCCCGCGTGTCCCGCTCGGTGGCCGCTCCCGCCGAGGCCGTGTGGGACGTGGTCCGCGACGGCTGGCAGTACGCGACGTGGGTCGTGGGCGCCAGCCGGGTGCGCGACGTCGACCAGGGGTGGCCCCAGCCCGGCACCCGGCTGCACCACAGCGTCGGTCTGTGGCCGGCCACGCTCTCCGACACCACCGTCGTCGAGGAGGCCGATCCCCCGCGGCGCATCCTCCTCACCGCCCGCGGGTGGCCCGCCGGGGAGGCCCGGGTCGAGATCGAGGTGGTCGCGGACGGGCCGGAGACCTGCACGGTCTCGATCGCCGAGGACGCCTCCAACGGGCCCGGGCGCCTGGTCCCGATGCCGCTGCGGCAGGCGGTGATCCTGCCGCGCAACCGCGAGACGTTGCTGCGGCTCGCCCTGGTGGCCGAGGGCCGCTACCGGCTGTCCCGCGGGGAGGGCACCCAGCCCGCATGA
- a CDS encoding aldehyde dehydrogenase family protein: MPSPVDRDWRLLVGGELRAAEGGRTYPVSDPSTGEHLADAPDATAGDVDAAVRAAAAAFPAWRATSAPERGEVVGRLAAVLLDHEDELAELDARGLGSPVRSMLADVRRAAESLRLFAGWALDLRGETIPASADNLHYTVREPWGVVARILPFNHPLMFAAGKIAAPPVAGNTVVLKPAHQTPLSALRLGELFRGVLPPGVLGVVTGRGPETGEALVRHPTVRRIAFIGSERTGRAIQGAAAAVGVKQVTLELGGKNAMVVFPDTDLDRAADGAVDGMNLVASTGQSCGSTSRLLVHEDVAEAFVERVAQRLRTLRVGPATDPATDVGPLVSTEQADRVLRHVATAEAEGARVVVGGRAPASLAGGHYVEPTLVVDVQPEMALAREEVFGPVLSVLTFRTEDEAVAVANGVEYGLTAAVWTRDVSRAHRMAAALDAGFVWVNGTSRHFPGVPYGGTKASGLGREESLEELLGFTQTKAVSVIL; encoded by the coding sequence ATGCCGTCTCCCGTGGACCGCGACTGGCGCCTGCTCGTCGGCGGCGAGCTGCGCGCCGCCGAGGGCGGCCGCACCTACCCCGTCAGCGACCCCAGCACCGGCGAGCACCTCGCCGACGCCCCCGACGCCACCGCCGGCGACGTGGACGCCGCGGTCCGTGCCGCCGCGGCCGCCTTCCCGGCCTGGCGGGCGACATCGGCTCCCGAGCGGGGGGAGGTCGTCGGCCGGCTCGCGGCCGTCCTGCTGGACCATGAGGACGAGCTGGCCGAGCTGGATGCCCGCGGCCTGGGGAGCCCCGTCCGCAGCATGCTCGCCGACGTGCGCCGCGCGGCGGAGTCGCTGCGCCTGTTCGCGGGATGGGCCCTGGACCTGCGCGGGGAGACGATCCCCGCCTCCGCCGACAACCTGCACTACACCGTCCGGGAGCCGTGGGGGGTGGTGGCCCGCATCCTGCCCTTCAACCATCCGCTGATGTTCGCCGCCGGCAAGATCGCCGCCCCCCCCGTCGCCGGGAACACCGTCGTCCTCAAACCGGCCCACCAGACCCCGCTCTCGGCGCTGCGCCTCGGGGAGCTGTTCCGTGGCGTCCTGCCACCCGGGGTCCTCGGGGTGGTCACCGGGCGGGGCCCGGAGACGGGAGAGGCGCTCGTGCGCCATCCCACGGTCCGGCGGATCGCGTTCATCGGGAGCGAGCGGACCGGCCGGGCCATCCAGGGCGCGGCGGCGGCGGTCGGGGTCAAGCAGGTGACCCTCGAGCTCGGCGGCAAGAACGCCATGGTCGTCTTCCCGGACACCGACCTGGACCGCGCGGCCGACGGCGCCGTCGACGGCATGAACCTCGTCGCCAGCACCGGGCAGTCCTGCGGCTCCACCTCGCGTCTGCTCGTCCACGAGGACGTCGCCGAGGCCTTCGTCGAGCGGGTCGCGCAGCGCCTGCGCACGCTGCGGGTCGGCCCCGCCACCGACCCCGCCACCGACGTGGGCCCCCTCGTCTCCACGGAGCAGGCCGACCGCGTGCTGCGCCACGTCGCGACGGCCGAGGCCGAGGGCGCCCGGGTCGTCGTCGGCGGCCGGGCACCGGCATCGCTCGCCGGGGGGCACTACGTCGAGCCGACCCTGGTGGTGGACGTGCAGCCCGAGATGGCCCTGGCGCGGGAGGAGGTCTTCGGGCCGGTCCTGTCCGTGCTCACCTTCCGCACCGAGGACGAGGCCGTCGCGGTCGCCAACGGGGTCGAGTACGGCCTGACGGCGGCGGTCTGGACCCGTGACGTCTCGCGGGCCCACCGGATGGCCGCGGCCCTCGACGCGGGGTTCGTCTGGGTGAACGGGACCTCCCGCCACTTCCCGGGCGTGCCGTACGGAGGCACCAAGGCCTCCGGCCTCGGGCGCGAGGAGTCGCTCGAGGAGCTGCTGGGCTTCACCCAGACCAAGGCCGTGTCCGTCATCCTCTGA
- a CDS encoding GntR family transcriptional regulator, with translation MSTDTTVADGLRAAILRGDFAPNQRLVEAELCEQFDASRFTVRSALRDLAAQGLVELQRNRGARIREITLDEAIEITQVRMVVEGLVAARAAELATDEDAAELRRIGGDMREAVSAGEPLLYSELNARLHRKVREMAGHGTAQRIIEELRGQMVRHQFQLSLRPGRSAVSLRQHEQIIEAVIARDPAAAEAAMRGHIASVIDALLDAP, from the coding sequence TTGAGCACGGACACCACCGTCGCGGACGGTCTGCGGGCCGCCATCCTGCGGGGCGACTTCGCGCCCAACCAGCGCCTGGTCGAGGCCGAGCTGTGCGAGCAGTTCGACGCGAGCCGGTTCACGGTGCGCTCGGCCCTGCGCGACCTCGCGGCCCAGGGGCTGGTCGAGCTCCAGCGCAACCGCGGCGCCCGGATCCGCGAGATCACCCTCGACGAGGCCATCGAGATCACCCAGGTGCGGATGGTCGTCGAGGGCCTCGTCGCGGCGCGGGCCGCCGAGCTCGCCACCGACGAGGACGCCGCCGAGCTGCGCCGCATCGGCGGCGACATGCGCGAGGCGGTCTCGGCCGGTGAGCCGCTGCTCTACAGCGAGCTCAACGCCCGCCTGCACCGCAAGGTCCGCGAGATGGCCGGGCACGGTACGGCGCAGCGCATCATCGAGGAGCTGCGCGGACAGATGGTCCGCCACCAGTTCCAGCTGTCCCTCCGCCCGGGCCGCTCCGCCGTGTCCCTCCGCCAGCACGAGCAGATCATCGAGGCGGTCATCGCGCGTGACCCGGCCGCGGCGGAGGCGGCGATGCGGGGCCACATCGCGAGCGTCATCGATGCGCTGCTCGATGCCCCCTGA
- a CDS encoding ABC transporter ATP-binding protein: protein MSTTDTTDPTSPAGAADAVLDVRGLQKTYTGQGRSVEAIRDLTFSVPRGQLVCIVGPSGAGKTTLLRCIAGLLDTTAGEIVLDGETVTEPPRGMAVVFQEYGRSLFPWMTVRQNVERPLIERKVAAAERRRIVSEALEAVGLADSGDAHPWQLSGGMQQRVAIARAVAYEPKVLIMDEPFAAVDAQTRADLEDLVRALWQRLGVTVLFVTHDIDESVYLGERILVLSNRPTVILEDVVVDLPGDRDQLGTRSTPRFAELRAHVYELIQQAKQGHRPQDEPGPVS, encoded by the coding sequence ATGAGCACGACCGACACCACCGACCCCACCTCCCCGGCAGGGGCGGCCGACGCCGTCCTCGACGTCCGGGGGCTGCAGAAGACCTACACCGGCCAGGGACGCTCCGTCGAGGCCATCCGCGACCTCACCTTCTCGGTCCCGCGGGGCCAGCTCGTGTGCATCGTCGGGCCGTCCGGCGCGGGCAAGACCACCCTGTTGCGCTGCATCGCCGGCCTGCTCGACACCACCGCCGGCGAGATCGTGCTGGACGGCGAGACGGTGACCGAACCTCCGCGCGGCATGGCCGTGGTCTTCCAGGAGTACGGCCGCAGCCTCTTCCCGTGGATGACGGTGCGCCAGAACGTCGAGCGCCCGCTCATCGAGCGCAAGGTCGCCGCGGCCGAGCGGCGGCGCATCGTCAGCGAGGCCCTCGAGGCCGTGGGCCTCGCCGACTCCGGCGACGCCCACCCGTGGCAGCTCTCCGGCGGTATGCAGCAGCGGGTGGCCATCGCCCGCGCCGTCGCCTACGAGCCCAAGGTGCTCATCATGGACGAGCCGTTCGCCGCGGTCGACGCGCAGACGCGGGCCGACCTCGAGGACCTCGTGCGGGCGCTCTGGCAGCGCCTCGGCGTCACCGTGCTCTTCGTCACCCACGACATCGACGAGTCGGTGTACCTGGGGGAACGCATCCTCGTGCTGTCCAACCGCCCGACCGTCATCCTCGAGGACGTCGTCGTCGACCTGCCCGGTGACCGCGACCAGCTCGGGACCCGTTCCACCCCCCGGTTCGCGGAGCTGCGGGCCCACGTCTACGAGCTCATCCAGCAGGCGAAGCAGGGCCACCGCCCGCAGGACGAGCCGGGTCCGGTCTCATGA